The Corvus hawaiiensis isolate bCorHaw1 chromosome 2, bCorHaw1.pri.cur, whole genome shotgun sequence genome includes a window with the following:
- the SPATA13 gene encoding spermatogenesis-associated protein 13 isoform X5 translates to MVARGAMARFWSLESLQMVAADGATESSALVDDNGSEEDYSYEELCQAAPRYLQPGGEQLAINELISDGTVVYAEALWDHVTMDDQELGFKAGDVIRVLEASNKDWWWGRNEDKEAWFPASFVRLRVNQEEVPENCSNIQDEEQDSDISKHRQKIAENRDQMRTNVIQEIMKTERVYIKHLKDICEGYIRQCRKHTGMFTTSQLSTIFGNIEDIYKFQRKFLKDLEKQYNKEEPHLSEIGSCFLQHQEGFAIYSEYCNNHPSACIELSKLMKQGKYRHFFEACRLLQQMIDIAIDGFLLTPVQKICKYPLQLAELLKYTTQEHSDYSNIKAAYEAMKNVACLINERKRRLESIDKIARWQVSIVDWEGPDVLARSSELIHSGELTKISKQGKSQQRTFFLFDHQLVFCKKDLLRRDILYYKDRIDMDEMEIVDTEDGRDKDFNINVKNAFKIINRTTEEIHLFCAKKQEDKKRWMEACESERRRVREDKEMGMEISENQKKQAMQNARKSRQGKMKGVSYNGCPVPPPHQTLHPLHQRHITVPTSIPQQQVFALAEPKRKPSLFWHTFNKLTPFKK, encoded by the exons ATGGTAGCCAGGGGGGCAATGGCACGTTTTTGGAGTCTGGAGAGCCTTCAGATGG TTGCTGCAGATGGTGCGACTGAATCTTCAGCCTTAGTGGATGACAATGGCAGTGAGGAAGATTACAGCTACGAGGAGCTCTGCCAAGCTGCTCCCAGGTACCTGCAGCCCGGAGGGGAACAGCTAGCAATTAATGAG CTGATAAGTGACGGCACCGTCGTCTATGCAGAGGCTCTCTGGGACCATGTCACTATGGATGATCAAGAGCTGGGCTTCAAAGCTGGAGATGTCATTAGAGTTCTAGAAGCTTCCAACAAAGACTGGTGGTGGGGAAGAAATGAGGACAAGGAAGCCTGGTTTCCAGCTAGCTTTGTCAGG ctgcGAGTTAATCAGGAAGAAGTGCCAGAAAATTGTAGTAATATCCAGGACGAAGAACAAGATTCAGATATTAGCAAGCATCGCCAGAAAATAGCTGAAAACAGGGATCAGATGAGAACGAACGTTATACAGGAAATTATGAAAACAGAACGAGTCTATATCAAGCATCTCAAGGACATCTGTGAG ggTTACATTCGGCAGTGTCGCAAACATACAGGAATGTTCACTACATCTCAGTTAAGCACCATTTTTGGAAATATTGAAGATATTTACAAGTTCCAAAGGAAGTTTCTGAAGGATCTTGAGAAACAGTACAACAAAGAGGAGCCTCATCTAAGTGAAATAGGGTCATGTTTTCTTCAACAC CAAGAAGGCTTTGCTATTTATTCAGAGTATTGTAACAATCATCCCAGTGCCTGCATTGAACTCTCCAAACTAATGAAGCAGGGCAAATACCGCCACTTCTTTGAGGCCTGTCGCTTGCTTCAGCAGATGATTGACATTGCCATCGATGGTTTTCTGCTCACGCCTGTTCAGAAAATCTGCAAATATCCTCTACAGCTTGCAGAATTGCTCAAATACACCACTCAGGAGCACAG TGATTATAGCAACATAAAAGCTGCATATGAGGCCATGAAGAACGTGGCATGCCTGATCAACGAGCGAAAACGGAGATTAGAAAGCATAGACAAGATTGCACGTTGGCAAGTCTCTATCGTAGACTGGGAG GGACCAGACGTGTTAGCCAGAAGCTCAGAACTGATCCACTCAGGAGAACTGACCAAAATATCAAAACAAGGCAAAAGCCAGCAGAGgactttcttcctttttgacCATCAGCTTGTCTTCTGTAAGAAGGACTTGCTGAGGAGGGACATCTTGTATTACAAGGATCGTATTGACATGGATGAGATGGAAATTGTGGACACTGAAGATGGCAGGGATAAAGACTTCAACATTAATGTCAAGAATGCTTTTAAGATAATAAACAGAACAACAGAAGAGATTCATTTGTTCTGTGCAAAAAAACAGGAGGATAAAAAGAGATGGATGGAGGCGTGTGAAAGTGAAAGGAGAAGAGTTCGAGAAGACAAGGAAATGG GTATGGAAATCtcagaaaaccagaagaaacaaGCCATGCAGAATGCCCGTAAGTCAAGgcaaggaaaaatgaaag GTGTGAGCTATAATGGGTGTCCTGTGCCTCCTCCACACCAAACCCTACATCCCCTTCACCAGCGACACATCACTGTGCCTACCAGCATCCCGCAGCAGCAGGTCTTTGCCCTGGCAGAACCCAAGCGGAAGCCATCCCTCTTCTGGCATACCTTCAACAAACTCACTCCCTTTAAAAAGTGA